The genomic segment TCTTATTTGGTTGTTTGTTGTTTTTTAGATATGATTGTGTAATGTCAATTTAATAAAAAATATTAAAAATCATAAAGGATATTGGTGGATAAAATTTTAAAGTTAATTGTTATTGTCTTTATATGTATTCAAAGTATTTATGCTATTGAATTAATGAAGCTTGGCACATATAAAGATCAGAATATAAGTGGATGGTATGCTAGTGAGAAGCTTGATGGCATAAGAGCTTATTGGGATGGTAAAAATTTACTAAGTAGACAAGGTAAGATTATAAATGCACCTTCTTATTTTTTAAAAGCACTTCCAGACTTTGCATTAGATGGAGAACTGTATACTAAAACAGATGAATTTGAAAAAATACAAAGTATAGTTATGGATCAAATACCAAATGAAAAAGAGTGGGAAAATATAACATACAATGTATTTGATGTGCCTAATACAAATGGTGGATTGATTGAACGTTTAAAAGTACTCAATGATTATATAGATAAAAACAATAACAATAATAATATACAAAGAT from the Campylobacter pinnipediorum subsp. pinnipediorum genome contains:
- a CDS encoding DNA ligase, with product MDKILKLIVIVFICIQSIYAIELMKLGTYKDQNISGWYASEKLDGIRAYWDGKNLLSRQGKIINAPSYFLKALPDFALDGELYTKTDEFEKIQSIVMDQIPNEKEWENITYNVFDVPNTNGGLIERLKVLNDYIDKNNNNNNIQRYIKLIPQRLIKDKKELDSFLDEIISSGGEGVVIREPNSKYIKSRSNLNLKYKRFIDEECKVVSINKGKGKYKDMMGSITCELANNIRFKIGSGFSDDNRKNPPKIGSVVTFKYQNLTKNGIPRFATFLRVRKD